From a region of the Azospirillaceae bacterium genome:
- a CDS encoding branched-chain amino acid ABC transporter permease, translating into MTAETIAPPRPRRTSPRDWLDANAPYLIVPVLVLAALLAIGNPATWLTLTVAGLAMGMMIFVMASGLTLVFGLMDVLNFGHGAFITIGAYVGVSVLLALAGWTGAPSAWLNWAAMALAMSAAVVVASIAGWFFERVIVMPVYGAHLKQILITMGGLIVAEQIVHAVWGPLPLPLSMPSTFKGVIPLGDFAVERYRVYAAGIGLVIFAAMVLVLTRTRIGLLIRAGVENGEMVEALGYRIRLLFVAVFVAGSALAGFGGVMWAVYQEVITPHIGGGVMILVFIVVIIGGLGSIGGCFIGALLIGLMMNYTGYLAPRVALVSSILLMVAVLLWRPQGLFPVVKVK; encoded by the coding sequence ATGACGGCCGAAACCATCGCCCCACCGCGTCCCCGACGCACCAGCCCCCGGGATTGGCTGGATGCCAACGCCCCCTACCTGATCGTTCCCGTGCTGGTGCTCGCGGCACTGCTGGCAATCGGCAATCCGGCCACTTGGCTGACCCTGACGGTCGCCGGGCTGGCCATGGGGATGATGATCTTCGTCATGGCCTCGGGCCTGACGTTGGTCTTCGGCCTGATGGACGTCCTGAACTTCGGCCATGGCGCGTTCATCACCATCGGCGCCTATGTCGGCGTCAGCGTCCTCCTGGCCCTGGCCGGCTGGACCGGCGCGCCGAGCGCGTGGCTGAACTGGGCGGCGATGGCGCTGGCCATGTCGGCGGCCGTGGTGGTCGCATCCATCGCGGGCTGGTTCTTCGAGCGCGTGATCGTCATGCCCGTCTACGGCGCGCACCTGAAGCAGATCCTGATCACCATGGGCGGGCTGATCGTGGCCGAGCAGATCGTCCATGCCGTGTGGGGCCCGCTGCCCCTTCCGCTCTCCATGCCCAGCACCTTCAAAGGGGTCATTCCGCTGGGCGACTTCGCGGTCGAGCGCTACCGCGTCTACGCGGCGGGCATCGGGCTGGTGATTTTCGCCGCCATGGTGCTCGTGCTCACCCGGACGCGCATCGGCCTGCTGATCCGGGCCGGGGTCGAGAACGGCGAGATGGTGGAGGCGCTGGGCTACCGCATCCGCCTCCTCTTCGTCGCGGTGTTCGTCGCCGGGTCGGCGTTGGCCGGCTTCGGCGGCGTGATGTGGGCGGTGTACCAGGAGGTGATCACGCCGCACATCGGCGGCGGCGTGATGATCCTGGTGTTCATCGTCGTCATCATCGGCGGCCTGGGCTCGATCGGCGGCTGCTTCATCGGGGCGCTGCTGATCGGGTTGATGATGAACTACACGGGCTACCTGGCACCCCGGGTGGCGCTGGTCTCGAGCATCCTGCTGATGGTCGCGGTCCTGCTGTGGCGACCCCAGGGGCTGTTCCCCGTGGTCAAGGTGAAGTGA
- a CDS encoding ABC transporter ATP-binding protein encodes MSEPLLQLSGVHTHIGRYHILQGVDLDVPRGGVTMLLGRNGAGKTTTMRTIMGLWKASRGDLRFKGDAIHTLSTPEISTRGIAYVPENMGIFTGLTVKENMVLAARNGPMDEKRLDWIFDLFPAMRKFWNLPAGNLSGGQKQMLAISRAVVEPRELLLVDEPSKGLAPAIVGALTEAFQQLKAMSTTILLVEQNFQMARMLGDTVAVMDDGRVVHSGPMAELAEDRALQQRLLGLSLDQHQ; translated from the coding sequence ATGTCTGAGCCCCTGCTGCAACTGTCGGGCGTCCACACCCACATCGGGCGCTACCACATCCTGCAAGGCGTGGACCTGGACGTGCCGCGCGGCGGTGTGACCATGCTGCTGGGTCGGAACGGGGCCGGCAAGACCACCACCATGCGCACCATCATGGGGCTGTGGAAGGCCAGCCGGGGCGACCTCCGTTTCAAGGGCGACGCCATCCACACCCTGTCCACGCCCGAGATCAGCACCCGCGGCATCGCCTATGTGCCCGAGAACATGGGCATCTTCACCGGCCTGACCGTGAAGGAGAACATGGTCCTGGCCGCCCGCAACGGCCCCATGGACGAGAAGCGGCTCGACTGGATCTTCGACCTGTTCCCGGCCATGCGGAAGTTCTGGAATCTGCCGGCCGGCAACCTGTCGGGCGGACAGAAGCAGATGCTGGCCATCAGCCGCGCCGTGGTCGAGCCGCGCGAACTGCTGCTGGTGGACGAGCCGTCCAAGGGGTTGGCCCCCGCGATCGTCGGCGCGCTGACCGAGGCGTTCCAGCAGCTCAAGGCCATGTCCACCACGATCCTGCTGGTGGAGCAGAATTTCCAGATGGCCCGAATGCTTGGCGACACCGTCGCCGTGATGGACGACGGTCGGGTGGTGCACAGCGGCCCCATGGCCGAACTGGCGGAGGACCGGGCACTGCAGCAGCGCCTGCTGGGCCTCAGCCTCGACCAGCACCAATAG
- a CDS encoding ABC transporter ATP-binding protein yields the protein MTGSDAPVLETRDLTIRFGGHVAVNSVSCGFHRGTLTAIVGPNGAGKTTYFNLISGQLKATSGTVLLFGQDVTALGPAARTARGIGRAFQLTNLFPNLTVIENVRLAVQGRSRIGLDLFGLAATRRSIVEEAERYLDRVGLLARAHEPASSLSHGGQRRLEVAIMLALEKDVLMFDEPTAGMSVDEVPVILDLITAIKQDRTRTVLLVEHKMDVVRSLADRIVVLHNGYLVADGDPATVMQSPIVQEAYLGMGASANV from the coding sequence GGTTCGGCGGGCATGTGGCGGTCAACAGCGTGTCGTGCGGATTCCACCGCGGCACGCTGACCGCCATCGTGGGGCCGAACGGCGCTGGCAAGACCACCTATTTCAACCTGATCTCGGGCCAGTTGAAGGCCACCTCGGGGACCGTCCTCCTGTTCGGCCAGGACGTGACCGCCCTCGGCCCGGCGGCGCGCACGGCCCGCGGGATCGGCCGGGCGTTCCAACTCACCAACCTGTTCCCGAACCTCACCGTGATCGAGAATGTGCGCCTGGCCGTCCAGGGCCGCTCGCGCATCGGGCTCGACCTGTTCGGCCTCGCCGCGACCCGGCGGTCGATCGTGGAGGAGGCGGAACGCTACCTGGACCGCGTCGGCCTGCTGGCGCGTGCGCACGAGCCGGCCTCGTCCCTGTCCCACGGCGGGCAGCGGCGGCTGGAGGTCGCCATCATGCTCGCGCTGGAGAAGGACGTGCTCATGTTCGACGAGCCGACGGCCGGCATGAGCGTGGACGAGGTGCCGGTGATCCTGGACCTGATCACCGCCATCAAGCAGGACCGCACCCGGACCGTGCTGCTGGTGGAGCACAAGATGGACGTGGTGCGCTCGCTGGCCGACCGCATCGTCGTGCTGCACAACGGCTATCTGGTGGCCGACGGCGATCCCGCCACGGTCATGCAGTCGCCCATCGTGCAGGAGGCCTATCTGGGCATGGGGGCGAGCGCCAATGTCTGA